From one Humulus lupulus chromosome 8, drHumLupu1.1, whole genome shotgun sequence genomic stretch:
- the LOC133796954 gene encoding protein arginine N-methyltransferase PRMT10, translating into MGSFANNSRNGGGAAMVDKGVDFANYFCTYAFLYHQKEMLCDRVRMDAYYNSIFQNKHHFVGKTVLDVGTGSGILAIWSAQAGARKVYAVEATKMAEHARVLIKANNLEGVVEVIESNMEDVSLPEKVDVIISEWMGYFLLRESMFDSVIYARDHWLKPTGVMYPSHARMWVAPIRSGIGEHKRGDYDLAMEEWDNFVGDTKTSYGVDMSILSKPFSEEQKKYYLQTSLWSNLHPNQVIGSPAIIKEIDCLTASVSDILEVKADIFSSITMDRTRLCGFGGWFDVHFRGRKEDPAQQEIELSTAPCPNNGTHWGQQVFLLQPPVQVDQGDKLDLSFSMIRSKENHRLLEVEFGCEITQSSGKIPHFKNKFFIE; encoded by the exons ATGGGAAGCTTCGCAAACAATAGCAGAAATGGCGGCGGTGCAGCCATGGTGGACAAGGGCGTCGATTTCGCTAATTACTTCTGCACATATGCCTTTCTCTACCACCAGAAGGAGATGCTCTGCGATCGTGTTCGCATGGACGCTTACTACAACTCCATCTTCCAGAACAAGCACCACTTTGTTGGAAAG ACTGTGTTGGATGTGGGGACTGGGAGTGGTATTCTCGCAATATGGTCAGCTCAAGCCGGAGCAAGGAAGGTCTATGCTGTGGAAGCTACTAAAATGGCTGAGCATGCCCGTGTCCTTATAAAAGCAAATAACCTTGAAGGTGTGGTTGAAGTGATTGAGAGCAATATGGAGGACGTTTCTCTCCCCGAGAAAG TTGATGTGATTATCTCCGAGTGGATGGGGTATTTCCTTCTCCGCGAGTCTATGTTTGATTCGGTGATATATGCCCGTGACCATTGGTTGAAGCCAACTGGAGTAAT GTATCCTAGTCATGCTCGTATGTGGGTGGCACCTATCAGGTCTGGAATAGGAGAGCATAAAAGGGGTGATTATGATTTGGCTATGGAGGAGTGGGATAATTTTGTTGGTGACACAAAAACTTCTTATGGTGTTGATATGAGTATTTTATCAAAACCTTTCTCAGAAGAGCAGAAAAAATACTATCTACAG ACATCATTGTGGAGCAATCTTCATCCAAATCAAGTTATAGGATCCCCAGCCATAATAAAGGAGATTGATTGTTTAACGGCCTCTGTCAGTGACATTCTTGAAGTTAAAGCAGATATTTTTTCGTCAATAACAATGGATCGGACAAGGCTCTGTGGTTTTGGGGGATGGTTTGATGTTCATTTTCGA GGAAGAAAAGAGGACCCAGCTCAGCAAGAAATCGAGTTGAGTACTGCACCTTGTCCAAATAATGGCACGCATTGGGGGCAACAG GTTTTTCTTCTGCAACCTCCCGTCCAAGTTGACCAAGGCGACAAATTAGATCTTTCTTTCTCAATGATTCGCTCTAAGGAGAATCATCGACTTTTGGAGGTTGAGTTTGGCTGTGAGATTACACAATCTTCTGGCAAGATTCCACACTTCAAGAACAAGTTTTTCATTGAATAA